The Humulus lupulus chromosome 7, drHumLupu1.1, whole genome shotgun sequence region aatcacatggtaacgactctaaggtagtagggcgttatagatTTGATTCCTGATAAGTGTATATTTACGATGTGGCTAGGGATCCGCAGGGCTCGGGAAAGGGATCGCACTCAAGGTCATTTCGTCTGCAGCACATGACCCAAGGTAAGAAGACTGACATATGAACATAGAGCATATTGGTTTTCATGCATACTAGCATGGGATTATCTGTGAATGTTTATGGCGATTGACATTCGACCATCTTGTGGAATGTGGGTCAGCCAGTCATGGTGCGTGGTATGGGCTGTGAAGGCGAGTTCAGTTTAAGGGTGCATTCCTCACTCGCCCGACATGGACCGTAGGCTTGGTGCCGGAGTATGCACCTTTCTCTATTGGATCGTTCGGGAAGGCTATTTTCTTGAGTCGTGTGAATGATTCATATGATTGTAATGAATGTACATGTAATTATAAAACGTGTATATGATATATATGATTAGAATGAATGCATTTATCGTTGTGAAGCATATGTGTTATTGCTTATGAAttagttgaattattattatgccatgtggggttttcttgctgggcctcggctcacgggttctctatggtgcaggtaagggcaagctaaagttggaccagccatgagttggaggctttggagcggcgtgtacatattcGGCCGCTTGGCGTGTACATTATTTTGAGGAACTTAGAACACCAGTTCGATTTTTCTGCTTTGGTCGACTATCTTTTGTAatgtttaaaataattttcttttgtaTATaactgttttgggatcccatgtatatatatatattcaaacctTGTAATGAAAAGTAATTTTATTAACCAAAATATTTAGTACTCAGACCATAGATTAAAtgttaattacacttttgagaccaaatGACTGGCTTatcgagttaagcattattttaaacatACGGTGTAACAATTCTAgatagtaggacgttacaacttggtatcagagctgccaaggcttATGGTTCCTAAAGATGGACTGAATATGTACGCTCTCTGctaagacaagctcaactcacaGTTCGATGGATGGACTCAATGTATTCGTTACTAATCGAGACACTGATTCCTTGTCCTCGATTGGAGGAGACATTTCTCTTGTTGGCCCCTTGGCCGGGATTTCTCTAAGGCCATCGAGGTACTGGAAGGACACCAACTCCAGGAATAATGCATTCTGTCGCGGTGCGCCTGGGCAGAAGGCCCTGAGCTCCACGGACGTTGGCAGCCTGGCGGTGTCCTCAAGCACCCGGGCTTTGGTTATCGTTGCCCCTAAGAGCCTGAACAGAATCGGCCACCCAACGCGATCTTTTCCTCCCGGGCACAAGTTCTTCAGCGACCTTTCCTTTTCCATGATCTTCATGCGCATGTGGGGCTCTAACTCCAGCTGGGTGTGCAGGTGGTACGCCAACTGGCGGATTTTGCGCCATGTCTGTGGGGTGCTCTAGTGGCACACCCACTAGTGTAACAGGTGGCACTCCAGctgggtgcacaggtggcacgcCAGTTGGTTGCCTAGGCAGTATTTCTCCATGTGGGTCCACTTACAGCCCTTGGGCTACCAAAGTGGCCTTCATGGAGTTAACCATTTCCTATAAGGCATTAATGTTCCCCTCTTGAACATCGATTTTCTACTTTGGGAGGAAACTTAGCCTCTAAGAGCCACCACTTTTGGTGGCAACCTGCGAATAGTCACTGTCATAAAACTCGTCGTCTTTTTCGTCATACTCCACATTTTCGTCATAATCTTCCTAGGCCACTTCTGGATCTGCCGGTGGAGGTGGTCGACTGGGCTCTCCTTTCACTTTCGCAGTGGGTGGCATGACATCATTTAGAATGTTCCTTCTAGCGGTCACCATCGTTgattcttcaagctctcaatgaaaacatcAAAAAGTTgattgcctttttcgctatcaacttaataaatagaaatttaaagaaatgcaataaagaacacaagatttttacgttgttcaggttataaaacaaccctagtccacgagatTTTTAGTATTAGGATCTTTGAAGCTTGGTTGGGCAAGCTTTAATGACGTTCAGGCAATGTTTACACAATGCTCTGGGAATAAAAATTGTGAACCCTTTTACAATAGTGCCCTAGCCCTGTTTATAGAGGCTGAGAGCAATTAACTCTCTTAATGAGGAGTTAATACAAGAATATTCCCACACAACTGGGATTAAATGcccaattaaaaaatatttttgtgatAAAGGGGGCGGTGGGCCCATGCGGATTGCACGGGGCCCAATTCGTAGGTTGCAGCCCACTcttttatggggaacatgcccttgACATGGTCAGAATGCAGCTAAACGTCTCCCATGTCAGACGGGACCTTGGGACATACCAATTGTCGAGTGTACAACCTCGACATTACTACGAAAAACTGTCAAGTGGTCGCTTATGGTCCAAAGTCACTGGGATCAACATCTGACACTCCCTCCATGTCCCAAGGAGAAACTCCTTAGGCCTAGAAGATTAACCAACTCATCAGACAAGAGGACCCTGATGTAGGTCTTCGGGACGTGGCCTAACTTTAAGACATTCTTGCTAGATGATGGAGAAAACTGCATCCGGAGGAACTTACACTCCGAGGAGCTCTGTGCGAGCGTCACAAGACTTCATTAGCCCCCAAGACGCTTAATTACTTCTCGAACAACCGCCACATGTCCACTGATGAAATCACAGACAacattttcattatttttatgtttgataACAAAATGATGTTCAGTAAGataatagttttattttattattatctttttaaagttatatttgcggcgaaagtacTTAAGTTATACAAAATGTTATACTTAAGTACCCAAGTTATATTTTTACGGAAAAAGTATCCAAGTTGAGGTCATGCACTAACGGTGCAACTAAAAGTTGATCTTGTGTTCTTTTGccgtaaaaataaataaatttgggtacttaagtgtaatattttgtataacttatGTATTTTTGtcacaaatatttttttattcacttttaTTGTAAGTTTATAAATTCACAATTTCAAATTGAATAACAAACAATTACAATCAAAGAAAGATgtccaaaacttttttttttaaatcaatattttaggataaaaatttaattttttttatggcaAAAAGTACCAAAATACTCAAGATCAACTTTGTGTTGCATCTTTAGTACATGCCATTAACTTTGACATTAGATGGCGACGACATGTACCAACCATGCAAATAAAAGTTGAACTTGGGTATTTTTGTTGTAGAAAAAAATATGAGTACTTAAGTGCAACATTTTGTATAACTTAAGTACTTTCACGGTCAGTGGCGAAGCCAGTGACAAGGTACACTGGGGgcgaaaaaaaaaatttactgttataaaaaatattgagaaattctCCCCTATAAGGGTTTACCGGTGTACCATTTGTGTTTTAGTATGTAGATATTTAGAATCTTAATTGTTTTTATATGATTGTATACATTGTAGTCATAATATGCATCATACAAATTTTCAGGAATTTCTGAATAATTTAAGGTACCGAAAACATGATTAAAACATTTATGTTAACACaagtgtttattttttttatacacgAGTGAGACAAAATATTTGAATTGTAATTTTGACACTGTAAATAAttcaaagttttaaaaaaaagaatatataaatttaaataggaGTATAATTAtttcctaaaaaaaaaataagtcattagaaattaaatgtaaataaatattaaaaaagaaGAACCACTAAATAGGAAGAAACAACAAAATTATGtgagattttttatttattttaaactgTCTCATAATTCAACTTTATatcaacatataataatattGGTTGATCAAAGTTTTTGTTTGTATACCAAAAACAAAACTACTTATATATGTATTGTATgtgtatataatattttttttaacttatatGCAAAGTAGAGAAAATTATTTATTTGACCCCACTATAATTTGTGTGTGTATGTTTCGGGGTGGATTCAAATcccactttaaaaaaaaattataaaaattgagTGGGGCCACATGCCCCCACATCCCTCTGCCACTGTTCACAGTAAATATCCATCTAAAAAAACAGTTCTATCAATATGTTGATATCTGAATTATGTATTTGAACGATATCCATGAACTTCGATGACGATGGCGAATCACAACGACAAGTAGGTCGACGTCAACGGCAAGCAGAAACATAGTCAGAGTCGAGGAGGAAAACTATGGGGCAAGATAGTTGAAGAAAATGGTGGTTGTCGGAAGCTGATCTTGAGAATGATTTTTCACCGGCGACCATGGTGACGAAAATCGACAAAAAAATgggaagaaagagaagagaaaaaatagACTTAGATCTTACAACCTCAACGGAAAAAtaggaagaaaaagaagaaagtatttttttaaacaaaatagaaGTATGAATAGtttgttttcaaaaaatttaaaatttaaaaaaataaaaacaaataaccaaacatattttttcatcatgttttcaattttttaattaaataaacaaaaaattatttttttaatgttacctAACAGCaccataaattttttaattaaataaacaaaaaactattttttttcatGTTACCTAACAACACCATAACTTTcacttgaaaaaaaattattgttactCTTCATCTTCATGAATTATGGGTAGAGAAGAATTGTCATATTATTCaaattaattgattttttttcttcaaattttcctCTATTTACTTAGGTCACTCCCATCAACTTCCCTTCTTTATCTTTAAATTATATGGCTAAaaccttattattttttttattttacatcaaacttttacattataacttctttatatatttttctatatcatttaaataatatatattttattatatatataatacataataataaaGTAGATATCAAATATAAATAAagtattataaaaatatttttgaggtatgaatttagaaaaaatattattCTATTCTTTACATCCTTTTCTAAAATACATCATAGTGTCATTATTCTATTATTTTTGTACTGAGTTTATTATAAGAAGATAGCGTTTTAAAGAGGCTATTAaatgaaaaatccaaaaaaaaaaaaaaagccacaaCAAGTTTTATTCAAGAGAAAACAAAAAAGTCCGTACCAAATACCCACGTgggaaaatattttttattttcctcacaaaaaataattatattaaaataacgGAAACACGTGTCATATTATGCGCGGGAAAACAACTTTAAGTGGGGTCCATTTATCCCGGTGGACCTCCACCTCCACAGCAGCAGAGGTCGTGAATCGTTGTCATTTTTCTGCAACGACCGACTTCGACTAAGACGAAATGCCTTTTTCAAACCCCTTTTTGGGTCTCTTCAATTCCCAAATTGTGTTCAGACAGAAGATAAAACTCTTCAAAACATCGATTCTTCGTCACAAaaccttctcttctcttcttcttgttctgcAACTTGGGGAATTGGTAACCTCGCGCTTTGATTTCTCGAGAGACTGTAATCGAAGCCGGCGCCGGATTTGTCAGCCTTAGTGCGACTTGAAGTTAAGCTTAATTGGTACAGATTCTCTGATTCTTTTCTCATCAGTTAAGGtgtgtgtttgtttgtatttgtgTTTGTAattgtaattttttcttttaattattgaCGAGGAAAGTTTTCATGGATTTGGTTACTGTGAAAGTCTATTAAATTGTTGATATTTATCGATGAAAATGTTCCTCGAGTACCGAATTAAGGTTTCATTTCTAGTTTAGATCAATACCCAGATAGCATAAACGGAATTGGAGCTAGTGAGACTACTATGGACCTTAGTTTTGACAAAAGCATGAGCTCCGAGAGGGTTTCTCCTCTTGACGACGGTGAATTTTCCAATACTGCTCTTAAGTACATAAACCAAATGCTTATGGATGAGGATATGGAGGCAAAGCCCTCTATGTTCTATGACCCTTCAGCCCTTATAGCCACCGAGAAATCCCTTTACGAGGTTCTCGGCAAGAAGTATCCGCCTTCCTGGAATGAACACGAACACCCTCTATGTAGAGATCAAAATTGTCAAAGCTCAGATGATAGTTTCAGGACAAGTGTCAGTGACTGTTCGGAAGATATCAGTTCTAGTTCCAGTTCCAGCACTGGCAACTCGATTCATTCTTTTGGGACTTCTGTTGATTCACGGGCACACCAACCCTCTGTATTACAAAACCCACCTCCAGCTAAGTTTGTATTCCAGTCCACTTCAAACTCCAGTTCACAATCTTCTGCAAACTTCCCTTACAATATGGGTACTTCCATGGGTGAGCTTCAGAATCTTTTGAGTGAGAATGAATTGATGTTGCAGTTTAAGAGAGGTTTAGAGGAGGGCAATAAGTTTCTTCCCAAAGACAATCAACTTGTTTTTCACGTGGAAAACAATTATATGTCTCCATATACAAATGAGAAGGTCTCAAGTGAGTTAATTGAGGTAGAGAAGGACAAGAGAGAGCATTTGCATTTTGGATTGACAGAGATGAAGAATCATGACCGCGAAGAGACAGATTTAGTAGATGGTAGAAGCAACAAGCAAATGGCAGTTTGTACGGATGAGACTGGGCTATCAGAGCTTTTTGATAAGGTGCTACTCTTTCGAGAGGTGCCGGAAGCTCCTACTGGCACATCGGATGAAGCCTACCAAAATAATGAAGTAAAAAGCTCTAGGCAACAAGGGGGGCGACACCATGGAACTAGTAGTGGTAAAACTCTCAAGACTAAGATACAAGAAATTGACAAGGAAGTGGTGGACTTGTTGGCTTTGTTGATTTTGTGTGCACAAGCTGTTTCTGCTAATGATATTAGGAATGCTAATGAACTATTAAAGAAGATTAGGAGGCACTCGACTCCACATGGTGATGGATCCCAGAGATTGGCCCATTTATTCGCAAAGGCCCTTGAAGCACGATTGGCTGGCACTGGAAAAGAGATTTTTGCCACTCTGGATTCTATAAACATATCGGCTGTTGATATGCTGAGAACTTATCAAACCTATATTTCTGCCAGCCCGTTCAAGAAGATATCAATTATCTTTGCAAACCAAATGATTTTCAAAGCAGCTGAGAAAGCGACAAAGCTACATATTATAGATTTTGGTATCCTATATGGTTTCCAGTGGCCTGTTTTCATACAAAGCCTCTCTAGAAGACCTGGTGGGCCACCTAAACTACGAATTACAGGAATAGAGTTTCCACAACATGGTTTCCGGCCAGAAGAAATGGTCAAAGAAACGGGATGTCGCTTAGCTAAGTACTGTGAGCGGTTTGGTGTTCCATTTGAGTACCACGCCATAGCAGAACAATGGCAAAATATCCAAATTGAGGACCTTAAGATTGATAAAGATGAGGTCCTTGCTGTGAATTGTCTACACAGATTTAAGAGCCTTTTGGATGAGACAGTTTCGGTAAAGAGTCCAAGGAATGCTGTTCTACACTTGATCAGGAAGATCAAACCTGACATTTTTGCTCATGCTGTTTTTAATGGAACATACAACGTCCCCTTCTTTGTTACGCGCTTCCGGGAAGCACTATTTCACttcgcttcattatttgatgggGCTGATACTATTTTAGCCAGAGAGGATCCATTGAGACTGGCATTTGAGAAGGATTTTATTGGCCGGGAGATTATGAATGTCATAGCCTGTGAGGGTTTGGAAAGAGTTGAGAGACCTGAAACATACAAGCAGTGGCAGCTCCGGAATACAAGAGCTGGGTTTAGACAGCTCCCCTTGGACATGGAGCTTGTGAAGAGAATGAAGGCTATCGTTAAACATGGGTACCACAGAGATTTTGTAGTCGAAGAAGATAGCAACTGGATGCTTCAGGGTTGGAAGGGCAGGATTCTTTGTGCTTCCTCATGTTGGGTACCGGTATAGGACATAGAAAACTCCTTTTGCATGAATTAGTTTCTCTAATGGAGTAGCTAACTTGGGTACATCGCAGAGTAACTACAGTCAATGACAAAGTGTTTGAACAATGAACATTCATGATTCTTGGCTTCCTAATATGACCAGTAATCCATTGCTTTTGTATGTATATAATTTGAGATTGTCAATGCTGTTTCTTTTTCTCTGTAGATAGATTTTAACCTCTTTTATGGGTTTAATttgtattatatgtatataacaAAGATGCCATGCCCTTGAAAGTTCCAAGAAGCTTGGTGATATTCTTAATATAAATCAAGCACTATGGCCTATGGGGTGTTGGTGTTCCAAGTTCAATGTATATACATAGGTGGGTAATATATAAACAATAAACCAAGCACTATATACAACTCTATAATGGATTAAGGGTTCATTGGATAAGCCACTATGGTGGGATTGGGATACATGGACAACAAAGATTTGCCATCCCTTACTAATCAATCATCAATTctcttaataaaaataaaaagtgaaaaagtTGCTCATTAAATGGTTGGTCAAAGATCCCGAATCAAGGGATTTAAAATTTGTTTCATCGTATTAGTTCGCTTCAAGTTCTTAGTCAAAATTCTTTTGGGTAAAATAAGAAAAATCCATGCAAAGTTCTCTCTTTTTGTCTCCCAAATCTAGTCCGTTGGTACAGATGAAATCTGAAGGAATGAGAGGTACGAGAGAGTATATTCTTTGTTTGGTGAGAAATGCAGGGGAAACTTAACAATTTTTAAGAAGAAAGAGTGAAAAGTTAGAAAAAGAAAAACGGGatagttttcattgtttgtctTTTACGACAATAAtttattgttgttattattattattactagttTGTGCTTTTCAGCACacagattttttaattaaataatgtagGATAACTTTTTTTCTTTTGACTTATTGAAAATAGATTGTTATCTATTacaaaatgtgtatttttgtatttaaataacTCAGTTAcgcttaaaaaaaaaatagtaattgaCTATAGATTTATTGTCTCAACAACGAATTTATTATTTGTACTAAATTCAAAAGTTGTTcaacaaataaatataatatattatttataaacaTAATAAGTAAAATCTCAACATAATTAAATTAGAGTTTCTTCTTTTTCTCTATATTTCTACCGTCAAGGATCATCAACATTCATCTCTCTCGGTCATGAGCTGCCACTGGCTTTGGCTAGTTGTCCTTGCCTGAGAGGGGTGGTTGTCTAATCCAACTTAATAATTGGGTTTGGCGCTTGTAGTAGGGGTCGCACTCGATGTCTCTTCATTGGCATCATTTCATGTGATCAGGACTTAGGATTAGTTGGTGGAGGGGTCCGAGATTCGTATTTGTAGGGGCTGGGAGGATGGTGGTTTTGCGAGGGGTGTAGTCAAGGGGTGGTGGTTATGGTGGGATTAGGTTCGAATTCAGCAGGTTCGGTGGGATTAGGTTCGAATTCAGCAGGTTCAAGCTTGGTTGTGAGGATGACCCACAATGGTATGATTTGGTCGGCTGGGTTCAGTCTTATGGCAAATAGCTTTGTGATTGGGATTGAGGTGTTGTGGTTCTCTTCAGTGTTGTGTGTTGTTCATATGTGTCAGTTTATTTtctctttgttttgttttgttttgagttgttttaTTTATGTCATTATTTAGTGAATAATGTCCCCTGTGTGGGAGGTTGTAGTTTTCCTTGTGAGGTGGTATTGTAGTCCACCTTGTGGTGTGTTGTTTcatgggaaatttcatgttatatgtatgataacttagtgaatttttttaatataccaacataagttactatccaAAATATATGACagtttcaattttttagacaaaaatacccctagcattcaaacatccattttctctctcaatccaaactctctctcattctaatcttatagatctcgaaaaaataccaaaataaaaaaaaatcatctgaaacagacatttgagtaaaaaatatgaacctccaaagtttttgtcaaatttcagtacagagcatcgattttgcatcgaaattgtatcgaaaaagcatcgtttttgccaaaaatcaagttttcatgattgcatcgcaacaacatcgaaacaccatcgattttgcatcaaaacatCATCGAtgcaccatcaattttgcatcgaaacactatcaattttgcatcgaaaaaatattattttggccaaaaaacaagtttttatgattgcatcgcaagagcatcgaaacaccatcgattttgcatcgaaaaaacatcattttggccaaaaatcaagttttcatgattgcatcgcaacaccatcgaaacatcatcaatgcaccatcaattttgcatcgaaaaagtatcgttttggcgaaaaaaaaataagtttttatgtttgcatcgcaagaacatcgaaacaccatcgattttacaTCGAAACGACATCGTTTTGATGCAATTTAGATGCTGGTTTGATGGTGTTTCGATacaatttcgatgcaaaatcgatagtgtttcgatgccaaatcgatggtgtttcaatgcaaaatcgatggtgcatcaatgatgtttcgatgcaataatgaaaacttggggcctgtttggcattgttttctgttttttgttttcaaaattttgttatcagaaatgagaacagaaaactgttcttgtagtttttaaaaaataagaggtgtttggttaatgttttctaaaaacaatttttttagttttattttttttaatcttaaataaaaaattaacaaatatatttacaaagagaaaaatattttaaaagtttgtaataaataataagataaaataatttgaaagaaaaaattatgaaaaataagaagtaaagttaggaaaaaaaatttgagaacaacagaaaacaactttttgttgttctcaaaattttctgttttttgtaactttgtttttaaaaattgttttctgaaaacaatgccaaacacccctttgatttttgtcca contains the following coding sequences:
- the LOC133791101 gene encoding scarecrow-like protein 14 — protein: MDLSFDKSMSSERVSPLDDGEFSNTALKYINQMLMDEDMEAKPSMFYDPSALIATEKSLYEVLGKKYPPSWNEHEHPLCRDQNCQSSDDSFRTSVSDCSEDISSSSSSSTGNSIHSFGTSVDSRAHQPSVLQNPPPAKFVFQSTSNSSSQSSANFPYNMGTSMGELQNLLSENELMLQFKRGLEEGNKFLPKDNQLVFHVENNYMSPYTNEKVSSELIEVEKDKREHLHFGLTEMKNHDREETDLVDGRSNKQMAVCTDETGLSELFDKVLLFREVPEAPTGTSDEAYQNNEVKSSRQQGGRHHGTSSGKTLKTKIQEIDKEVVDLLALLILCAQAVSANDIRNANELLKKIRRHSTPHGDGSQRLAHLFAKALEARLAGTGKEIFATLDSINISAVDMLRTYQTYISASPFKKISIIFANQMIFKAAEKATKLHIIDFGILYGFQWPVFIQSLSRRPGGPPKLRITGIEFPQHGFRPEEMVKETGCRLAKYCERFGVPFEYHAIAEQWQNIQIEDLKIDKDEVLAVNCLHRFKSLLDETVSVKSPRNAVLHLIRKIKPDIFAHAVFNGTYNVPFFVTRFREALFHFASLFDGADTILAREDPLRLAFEKDFIGREIMNVIACEGLERVERPETYKQWQLRNTRAGFRQLPLDMELVKRMKAIVKHGYHRDFVVEEDSNWMLQGWKGRILCASSCWVPV